The Coccidioides posadasii str. Silveira chromosome 3, complete sequence genome contains a region encoding:
- a CDS encoding uncharacterized protein (EggNog:ENOG410PPX5~COG:S~BUSCO:10935at33183) produces the protein MPSRNNNSHSNTLSAYFSPLRPPPIPSPQQQQQQPPLPPPPRPSTTPKSVSSMRPSPALQLTPYPGVPQSCPTPHPQVTIDPVKTAHIPSLMRITGLLLPIRYPTSFYSATITDPLVASVSRVAVHHDHPVTGLDLGRNAFAGDAPVPSHAEKVIGGIRCLLEPLGRDTVDGRPATNLYIQTLHLLSPYRGKGVAASLLYSLVYNDSLDVGRPPLSTTSSLPVSALVRHYNIRTVTAHVHETNEEALRWYLARGFKVQGSIVEGYYRRLKPGGARIVKLELNWDGKEESLQNSPSSDVQRSIGGSSNMELEDDDDEWEKVNPSEFSTLERLEDYQQVERDCDVEESPSKRIKNA, from the coding sequence ATGCCCTCTCGTAACAACAACAGCCACTCCAACACGCTCTCCGCGTACTTCTCACCTCTCAGACCTCCCCCTATTCCCTcgccgcagcagcagcagcagcagccgcCCCTTCCACCCCCTCCGCGCCCATCAACGACTCCCAAGTCAGTCTCCTCGATGCGTCCCAGTCCCGCTTTACAGCTCACACCCTACCCTGGCGTCCCGCAGTCCTGCCCCACCCCACATCCACAAGTCACCATAGATCCTGTGAAAACAGCACATATCCCCTCGTTGATGCGCATAACCGGTCTGCTGCTCCCCATACGGTACCCCACATCCTTCTACTCAGCGACAATCACCGATCCACTGGTCGCGAGCGTGTCCAGGGTCGCGGTACATCACGACCACCCCGTCACGGGGCTAGATCTAGGAAGAAATGCATTTGCGGGGGATGCTCCGGTGCCGAGTCATGCGGAGAAGGTCATTGGCGGGATACGGTGTCTTCTAGAGCCTTTAGGACGTGATACCGTCGATGGGCGGCCAGCTACGAATCTATATATTCAGACGCTCCACTTGCTCTCCCCGTATCGTGGAAAGGGCGTTGCAGCGTCGTTGCTGTATTCTTTGGTTTATAATGACTCTCTCGATGTTGGGCGGCCGCCTCTATCTACCACATCCTCACTACCCGTGTCTGCCTTAGTCAGACACTATAATATCCGAACAGTGACAGCTCACGTACACGAAACTAATGAGGAAGCCTTGCGATGGTATCTTGCGCGTGGGTTCAAGGTCCAAGGGAGTATCGTGGAAGGTTATTACCGGAGACTGAAGCCCGGAGGAGCGAGGATCGTCAAGCTGGAGTTGAATTGGGATGGAAAAGAGGAAAGCTTGCAAAACTCCCCCTCGAGCGATGTACAGAGGAGCATAGGAGGCAGCAGTAATATGGAGCTagaagacgacgatgacGAGTGGGAGAAGGTGAATCCGTCAGAGTTCTCAACCCTGGAGAGGCTTGAGGACTACCAGCAGGTTGAGAGAGACTGTGACGTTGAGGAGAGTCCCAGCAAGAGAATAAAGAACGCATGA
- the PLS1 gene encoding phospholipid scramblase 1 (EggNog:ENOG410PNA0~COG:S~TransMembrane:4 (i7-30o58-76i88-108o180-203i)~BUSCO:13184at33183) — MRDKLLLTYLVADVLFLGGGALILTVALTARDKIRSAPTLDNVAERLLLAHCPQLGEIINAGFVFFTFLLSIPAIIQSNDRIWMKIHGWMVVISGFITLIIGLIIWFLTLRTRSTLSDAWGNETPEVQSLLQQRFNCCGYLNSTSPPFQVDKTCPTDLDAAQKPGCVGPFSNFANSFLDVIFTADFGIVAIDALLLLCVAMVLKDRKERARYRLIDSKNGFGTI; from the exons ATGCGGGACAAACTGCTCCTCACTTACCTGGTTGCAGACGTCCTCTTTTTGGGAGGCGGCGCCTTAATTCTCACCGTTGCCTTGACGGCCAGAGATAAGATTCGATCTGCGCCGACGCTGGATAATGTCGCAGAGAGATTGCTGCTTGCTCACTGTCCCCAGCTAG GAGAGATTATCAATGCCGGATTCGTCTTCTTCACGTTCCTCCTTTCGATTCCAGCCATTATTCAATCAAATGATCGGATATGGATGAAAATCCACGGCTGGATGGTTGTGATAAGCGGATTCATCACACTGATCATAGGATTGATCATCTGGTTTTTGACGTTAAGGACAAGGTCAACATTGAGCGATGCGTGGGGAAATGAGACACCAGAGGTGCAGAGCTTATTGCAACAACGA TTTAATTGTTGCGGCTACTTGAACAGCACCTCGCCGCCATTTCAGGTCGATAAAACGTGTCCGACCGATCTCGATGCGGCACAAAAACCAGGATGTGTTGGCCCGTTTTCCAATTTTGCGAACAGTTTTCTGGATGTGATTTTCACTGCGGACTTTGGCATAGTTG CTATCGATGCTCTTCTACTTCTCTGTGTTGCAATGGTCCTCAAAGACCGGAAGGAGCGCGCAAGATATCGGTTGATTGACTCCAAGAACGGGTTCGGTACAATATAA
- a CDS encoding uncharacterized protein (SECRETED:SignalP(1-21)~EggNog:ENOG410PMGT~COG:G): protein MGGSVLTKYLVTLGLALSATATKPVPKQPNIVFVITDDQDLHMDTLEHMPYLQKHLVKEGTSFSNHFCTIALCCPSRVNLLTGKAPHNTNVTDVAPPWGGYPKFIANGYNDNYLPVWMQEAGYNTYYVGKLMNAHTIVNYNEPVAAGWTGSDFLLDPTTYDYWGAKMSRNGAAPVSYAGQYSSDVVAEKVLGFMDDAMKEDKPFFLVAAPVSPHGQVKPPPLWFDKPEYPARHAHLFKDYKIPRTSNFNPKDPSGVGWVASMPRLNQTQIEYHDEYQRCRLRALQSVDEMIDSMVEKLAENDLLDNTYFIYTTDNGFHISQHRLPPGKTCGFDTDIRIPMVVRGPGVAKGATNDDVSSHTDMAPTFLALAGQKREGLDGVPISFTKTHGKPRKTEHAAVEFWGVGRTEGIYDPFYQNEFKLPDGNYGNNTYKGIRLVGNDYSLYYSVWCSNEKEYYDVSTDPGQIKNLAADPILASKHKIRGRPYEQIVNRLDALMMVIKSCKGNECVEPWKSLHPEGNVSSLKDALHHRYDDFYEKQPKVSFSSCELGYIKEAEGPQVANVYKGRHPHDKREPEYGGHWSYWV, encoded by the exons ATGGGCGGTTCCGTGCTCACAAAGTACCTTGTGACGCTGGGCCTGGCGCTCAGCGCCACTGCCACGAAGCCAGTGCCCAAGCAGCCTAATATTGTCTTTGTCATCACTGATGATCAGGACTTGCATATGGACACGCTGGAGCATATGCCATATCTGCAGAAGCACCTCGTGAAGGAAGGAACCTCGTTTAGCAACCACTTCTGCACCATTGCTCTCTGCTGCCCGTCGCGAGTCAACCTGTTGACAGGAAAGGCTCCCCACAACACCAACGTCACTGACGTCGCGCCGCCATGGG GAGGATATCCCAAATTCATTGCCAATGGTTACAACGACAACTATCTTCCCGTATGGATGCAGGAAGCAGGCTATAATACCTATTACGTCGGCAAGTTGATGAACGCTCATACCATTGTGAACTACAACGAGCCCGTGGCGGCGGGCTGGACTGGCTCTGATTTCCTCCTGGATCCAACCACGTACGATTACTGGGGTGCGAAGATGAGCCGCAACGGAGCTGCCCCAGTGAGCTATGCTGGCCAGTATTCGTCTGATGTCGTTGCCGAAAAGGTATTGGGCTTTATGGATGATGCTATGAAGGAAGATAAGCCATTCTTCTTGGTTGCTGCCCCCGTCTCTCCCCACGGTCAAGTCAAACCCCCACCGCTTTGGTTCGACAAGCCTGAATACCCTGCTCGACATGCGCACCTCTTCAAGGACTACAAGATTCCAAGAACTTCCAACTTCAATCCAAAAGAT CCTAGTGGAGTGGGCTGGGTCGCTTCTATGCCTCGCTTGAATCAGACACAAATTGAATACCACGACGAGTATCAACGCTGCCGCCTTCGAGCTCTGCAGTCTGTGGACGAGATGATCGACTCCATGGTTGAGAAACTTGCGGAGAACGATCTTTTGGACAACACCTATTTCATCTATACCACCGATAATGGTTTCCATATCAGTCAACATCGTCTTCCCCCAGGCAAGACTTGCGGTTTCGACACAGATATTCGCATTCCAATGGTAGTCCGAGGTCCCGGCGTCGCCAAGGGCGCTACCAACGACGATGTTTCTTCCCACACCGACATGGCACCAACTTTCTTGGCTCTTGCCGGTCAAAAGCGCGAGGGATTGGACGGAGTGCCAATCTCATTTACCAAGACCCACGGGAAACCTCGCAAGACCGAACATGCAGCTGTAGAATTCTGGGGTGTTGGCCGCACAGAGGGCATCTACGACCCTTTCTATCAAAATGAGTTCAAGTTACCCGACGGTAACTACGGGAACAACACATATAAGGGCATCCGTTTGGTCGGAAATGACTACAGCCTCTACTACTCTGTGTGGTGCTCAAATGAAAAGGAGTACTATGATGTTTCT ACCGACCCAGGCCAGATCAAGAATCTCGCTGCCGACCCTATTCTTGCAAGCAAGCACAAGATCCGCGGCCGTCCCTACGAGCAGATTGTGAACAGACTTGATGCTCTCATGATGGTCATCAAATCTTGCAAGGGCAATGAATGTGTTGAGCCATGGAAGTCTCTCCACCCCGAGGGCAATGTCTCCAGCTTAAAGGATGCCCTCCACCACAGATACGACGATTTCTATGAGAAGCAGCCGAAGGTCAGCTTCAGCTCTTGTGAACTCGGATATATCAAGGAGGCCGAGGGTCCACAAGTGGCCAATGTCTACAAGGGGCGCCATCCCCATGACAAGAGAGAGCCAGAGTATGGTGGTCACTGGAGCTACTGGGTCTAA
- a CDS encoding uncharacterized protein (EggNog:ENOG410PK0W~COG:P,Q~TransMembrane:7 (o25-45i135-155o175-193i213-231o251-272i279-299o311-329i)~BUSCO:1782at33183), whose translation MTTPGQLEASRHDPFNQASKYALGWVYFSIALLVFTFVIRSYHIWGDKIRAALYREELRNFDKSLELDHEMATPATANSTSSFFPVHGALPPPPKRESAIANMRWLNYSIAFVRWIFYRPIPVIRLWKLEIVPPSLGAIFIVGLAFIFVTLYSFVPQPLFYNSIRDGSPPLAIRAGMLSVSLLPWIIALSMKANLISMLTGIGHERLNVLHRWAGYLCMFLALVHMIPFFITPVWEDGALELFRQFIKGDYYIYGSGLAALVPLAVLCLHSLPIFRNRMYELFVTLHAPISVVFVGMMFWHCANFLTSWHYLYTTVAIWATSYIIRVFYLNWTNPLRLSWLIGEESAVTILPENAVKVTIPTQMRWRPGQYVYLRMPGISIFENHPFTIASLCSDEFPSSYGEEYRDMALVFRPFGGFTNKVLNTALVKGPFKTYRAFIDGPYGGMRRELAAFDHVVFFAGGSGITAIASQLLDLIKRMRDGKALTRTVRVIWALKRPETMEWFKEELRICREYAPPGTVSFHFYLTGSTRYTHQPNRSRPHSGAFHDKINDVFQGVASKRNSAYIREEAAGDEEREKELRRENEDTIAALPSAYIPPKQSYGWNFPASRPPEQDPSSSSMNFGFPSTPTVLQKNLMRFAFLPTQKRDGWKTEYGRPDIPFMLRQYSKDFGRRSCVFVCGPPSMRVDVANTVARLQRMIMDDPNKTELFLHAENYAI comes from the coding sequence ATGACCACACCTGGTCAATTAGAAGCAAGTCGACACGACCCATTCAATCAGGCCTCGAAGTACGCGTTGGGATGGGTTTACTTCTCGATTGCGCTATTGGTGTTTACCTTTGTTATAAGGTCATACCACATATGGGGTGACAAGATCCGGGCCGCGCTATACAGAGAAGAATTGCGGAATTTTGATAAATCACTGGAGCTCGACCATGAAATGGCCACACCAGCTACGGCCAACTCAACCAGTAGCTTTTTTCCCGTGCATGGTGCGTTACCTCCTCCGCCAAAGAGAGAGTCCGCCATTGCCAATATGCGGTGGTTGAACTACTCAATTGCGTTCGTACGATGGATATTTTACCGGCCGATACCTGTCATCAGACTCTGGAAGCTGGAAATTGTCCCGCCATCACTAGGAGCGATATTCATCGTCGGGTTGGCCTTCATTTTCGTCACCTTGTATAGTTTTGTTCCGCAGCCACTGTTCTACAACAGTATTCGAGACGGATCGCCCCCATTGGCAATCAGAGCAGGAATGCTCTCTGTCTCGCTGCTGCCTTGGATTATCGCCCTGAGCATGAAGGCCAACCTGATCAGCATGCTTACTGGAATAGGTCATGAGCGGCTGAATGTCCTTCATCGATGGGCTGGATACCTCTGTATGTTCTTGGCTCTCGTCCATATGATTCCATTTTTCATCACCCCTGTTTGGGAGGACGGAGCTCTTGAATTATTCCGCCAGTTCATCAAGGGTGACTACTACATTTACGGCTCTGGGCTGGCAGCGCTGGTTCCGCTCGCCGTTCTCTGTCTTCATTCCCTGCCTATTTTTCGAAATCGGATGTACGAACTATTCGTGACCTTGCACGCTCCGATATCAGTGGTTTTTGTGGGCATGATGTTTTGGCATTGCGCCAACTTTTTAACGTCCTGGCACTATTTGTACACGACGGTAGCGATTTGGGCGACTTCCTATATCATTCGGGTCTTCTATTTAAACTGGACGAATCCACTTCGGCTTTCTTGGCTGATTGGAGAAGAGTCGGCAGTGACGATCCTCCCTGAAAATGCAGTCAAGGTTACCATCCCGACCCAAATGAGATGGAGGCCAGGACAATATGTTTATTTACGGATGCCGGGTATATCAATCTTTGAGAATCACCCGTTTACCATTGCTTCTTTATGTAGCGATGAGTTTCCATCCAGCTATGGGGAGGAGTACCGGGACATGGCTCTCGTTTTTAGGCCTTTTGGCGGCTTCACGAACAAAGTGTTGAACACCGCTCTAGTAAAAGGTCCCTTCAAAACATATCGTGCATTTATCGATGGGCCATATGGTGGGATGCGACGAGAATTGGCGGCATTCGACCACGTTGTATTTTTTGCAGGCGGGAGTGGCATTACTGCCATTGCGAGCCAATTGTTGGACCTGATCAAGAGAATGCGAGATGGGAAAGCATTAACTCGCACAGTAAGGGTGATATGGGCGCTTAAAAGACCTGAGACTATGGAATGGTTCAAGGAAGAGCTTCGTATCTGCCGAGAATATGCACCTCCAGGGACAGTTTCTTTCCACTTCTATCTAACCGGCTCAACGAGATATACCCACCAACCTAATCGTTCGAGACCTCACAGCGGAGCGTTCCACGATAAAATAAACGATGTCTTCCAGGGGGTTGCCAGCAAGCGAAATTCCGCATATATCCGTGAAGAAGCGGCGGGTGATGAAGAGCGGGAAAAGGAGCTCCGCCGTGAGAATGAAGATACCATTGCTGCTCTTCCATCTGCGTACATTCCGCCCAAACAGTCATACGGCTGGAACTTCCCCGCCTCTCGCCCTCCCGAACAAGATCCCAGTTCCAGCAGCATGAATTTCGGTTTCCCTAGCACACCAACTGTGCTTCAAAAGAATCTTATGCGCTTCGCATTTTTGCCAACACAAAAACGGGATGGATGGAAGACGGAATATGGTCGTCCGGATATTCCCTTTATGCTACGACAATATTCGAAAGACTTCGGACGACGGTCTTGCGTATTCGTCTGTGGCCCGCCCAGTATGAGAGTCGACGTTGCGAATACCGTGGCGAGACTGCAAAGAATGATAATGGACGACCCTAATAAAACCGAGCTCTTCCTGCATGCAGAGAATTATGCTATTTAA
- a CDS encoding uncharacterized protein (EggNog:ENOG410PJI8~COG:K~BUSCO:10257at33183), translated as MAGTEVQKAGGPPKDQSETLATITRDILDETFYNIIHDIVAKVHREEKVARATSAVIGVRQLAEKESAPPSDDGAENQQTAAAVNGSLNSIKVETDAAVYDGGRVYLKGNPLVTTKEILCPNCHLPRLLYPLFGEGARPPPDPNKEYCRKHPPIRMPGRDVHGNPFAIEKATNKKKKTQGPDGSTPTSSPPSNVESAPAPSSLKQLPDKMFMPTTKCPNCPRYFLVTKSAQHLDRCLGITTRQSSRNRTPFDSGISTPAASAPTARKRARPDEEELAPAKKRKDISMQVKFKTGKPAVPSKLKNGTTLDMVSPGSPPAANLSKPIAKTKLNKPSKDRDPK; from the exons ATGGCTGGTACGGAGGTGCAAAAGGCCGGTGGTCCCCCCAAAGATCAGTCCGAAACGTTGGCAACAATT ACCCGAGACATACTCGACGAGACCTTCTACAATATCATTCACGATATCGTCGCGAAAGTCCACCGTGAGGAGAAGGTAGCCCGAGCCACGTCAGCTGTAATCGGAGTAAGACAGCTCGCTGAGAAGGAGTCTGCTCCTCCCTCAGACGATGGAGCGGAAAACCAACAAACCGCGGCAGCGGTCAACGGCTCCTTGAACTCCATCAAGGTAGAGACGGACGCAGCCGTGTATGATGGAGGCAGAGTATACTTGAAGGGCAACCCTCTGGTCACCACGAAAGAAATTCTTTGCCCAAACTGTCATCTGCCCCGACTGCTATATCCGCTATTTGGAGAAGGCGCGCGTCCGCCACCAGATCCAAATAAAGAGTACTGCAGGAAACACCCGCCAATACGTATGCCTGGTCGTGATGTTCACGGAAATCCATTTGCCATCGAAAAAGCCaccaacaagaagaagaagacccAAGGTCCGGACGGCAGCACCCCGACGTCTAGTCCCCCATCAAACGTCGAATCAGCTCCAGCTCCGAGTTCCCTCAAACAGCTGCCCGATAAGATGTTCATGCCGACAACGAAGTGTCCAAACTGCCCACGATACTTCCTCGTGACAAAAAGTGCCCAGCATTTGGACAGATGTTTAGGAATAACGACGAGACAATCCAGCCGTAATCGAACCCCTTTCGACAGCGGCATCAGTACTCCGGCGGCCTCAGCACCAACAGCTCGCAAACGGGCTCGTCCCGACGAAGAAGAGCTAGCACCTGCCAAAAAGCGGAAGGACATCTCAATGCAGGTCAAGTTCAAAACCGGGAAGCCTGCGGTTCCTAGCAAATTGAAAAACGGAACAACACTTGATATGGTGTCTCCGGGATCACCGCCTGCTGCCAATCTCTCCAAACCCATCGCCAAGACGAAGCTTAACAAACCCAGCAAGGATCGGGATCCAAAATAA